DNA from Papio anubis isolate 15944 chromosome 1, Panubis1.0, whole genome shotgun sequence:
GTGGGCTAGCTGAGTGCTCTGGCTCAGGGTTTGAGGTTGCCGTACAGCTGCCAACTGGGGCTGCAGTTACCTCAAGGATCAACTGTGGTGGAGAATCTGCCTCCAGGCTCGCTTGTGTGGCTGCCTGGGCCTCCCCACAGGCTGCCTCGAGTGTCCTTACCACATGGCAGCTGGCCATTTGAGAGAGTGCCAGAGAGCAGTCAAGACGGAAGCCACGGCCTTTGTAGCCCAAACCCGGAAGTGCTGTCCCATCTCTTCTGCCATGTTCTGTTCTTTAGAAGCCAGGCACTTCTTTCCCTCTACCCCACcgctcttcttctccttctccttctccttctccttctccttctccttctccttctccttcttcttcttctccttcttcttcttctccttcttcttctcctcctccttctcctccttctcctccttctcctccttctccttcttccttcttccttcctccttcttcttctttcttcttcttcttcttcttcttcttcttcttcttcttcttcttcttcttctccttctcctccttctcctcttcttccttcctcttcctcttcctcttcctcttcctcctcttcctcttcctcctcttcctcctcttcctcttcctcctcttcctcttcctcctcttcctcttcctcctcttcttcttcttcttctttcttcttcttcttcttcttcttcttcttcttcttcttcttcttcttcctcctcctcctcctcctcctcctcctcctcctcctcctcctcctcNNNNNNNNNNNNNNNNNNNNNNNNNNNNNNNNNNNNNNNNNNNNNNNNNNNNNNNNNNNNNNNNNNNNNNNNNNNNNNNNNNNNNNNNNNNNNNNNNNNNgtcttgctctgttgcccaggttggagtacagtggcacaatctcggctcactgcaacttctgcctccggggttcaagtgattcttctgcctcagcctcccaagtagctgggattacaggcatgcaccaccacctcccgctaactttttgtatttgtagtagagacggggtttcaccctgttgcccaggctggtctcaaactcctgagctcaggcaatctgcctgccttggcttcaaaaagtgctgggattacaggcgtgagccaccgtgctcggccagaAGTGAGTCACTTCTAATATGAAGTCCACACTCAAGGGGAAGAGATGACCCAGGGGCATGAGTTCCAGGAGGTGGGGACCACTGAAGGCCATCTTAGGGGCCACCCTACCTTGGGTCACCAACTTTGGGGAGCAGCCCCTTCACAACGGGCACACTTGTTAATTTTTAGTCTGGGGAATTGCCACATATCTTTCCTATATTGGGGGGCAATCCTTCGACTCTGCTTCCTAGCTGCTTCCCAGGGAAGCACACTTCCTCTCTGTTCCCCTCCCTTACCTGGCCTCAGTGGTACCTTCTAGTTCTCAGATctcccctgccctcaggaagGTGTCTCTGGAGGGGAACCCACTGCCGGAGCAGTCCTATCATAAGCTCATGGCCTTGGACAGCACGTGAGACTCCCTGCCCTCACACCCTTTCTCTGGGCCTGTCTCGAAATTCCAAGCCATTTTTAGTCCCCGCCCTTCCTTGTCCCCCTACCATCTCGGCAAGGGCTGTCGATTCCTGCCCCTACATCCTCAGACCAGACGGCCCCCTCAAGCCCTCAAGTCTCCCGTATTCCGGCGGGCGCCCTGTACCGTTTCCAGCGACCCACATTCTCCCTCTGGCTGCCCCAGGATTGCGCACTTGTCTCTGCGGAACAATAACATCGACGACCGCGGGGCGCAActcctgggccaggcactgtcCACGCTGCACAGCTGCAACCGGACCCTCGTCTCGCTCAACCTGGGCTTCAACCACATCGGGGACGAGGGCGCGGGCTACATCGCGGACGTGCGTGCGCGGCCGGGAGGGACCCGCTGGGAGCAGGGGCGCCTCAGGCGGCTCACGCGTCCCTGCCCGCTTCTTAGGGTCTCCGGCTGAACCGTTCCCTGCTCTGGCTGTCCCTGGCCCACAATCGCATCCAGGACAAGGGCGCCCTGAAGCTGGCTGAGGTGGGTGTGCCGACCAGGTGGGGCCGGGGCGTGGACGGGCCAAGGGAGCCGATCGCTGAGAGCCAGCCTCCTTCAGGTCCTGCGCGCCTTCGAGTTGACGCACACGGAGGTGGTGGAGCGCCGGCGTCTCCTGCTGGAGAAAGGGACGCAGGAGCGCTCGCGATCGGTGAGGAGCCCCAAGGCGCCAGGACCAGCGGAGAGCGCCTCTGACCCTCGAGCCCACTCCCCAAGTCCGCTGCTTTTCAGCAAACTGGCCATCCGGTTTAATCTCCACCCTCTGTCGTGACTGTCTTTCCCTCCGATTTGTGCACAGACGTTTGCCAGGCGCCTGCTGGGCAGGCTCTAATTGCATAACCACCTTATGGGCAGTAGAGTGTACTGGTTCAGAGATACGACACTAGATTGAGAACATCTGGACCTGAAATCCGGCTCATCCATATCCCAGCTTGTAATCTTGGGCAAgctactaaactttttttttttttttttaagacagagtctggctctgttgcccaggctggagtgcagtggtgcgatcttggctcactgacgtttctgcctcccgggttcaagcgatttttctgccttagcctcctgagtggctgagattacaggtgtgtgcgaccacgcccagctaagttttgtatttttttttagtagagatggggttttgctacgttgaccaggctggtctcgaactcctggtctcaaatgatctgcccactttggcctcccaaagtattgggattacaggtatgagccactgcacctggcctgtgttacttaacttctcattgccttagtttcctcatctgtaagtggGTAATTGTACCTATTTCATGACTGTTGAGAGGATTTAGTGACTTATTTCCTGCAATGCAgttaaaatagtgcctggcacttagctCAATAAAAGCTGCTATTTTTTCCCCTCAATATGAGAATCTGAGACCCTGCCTCACCGTTCATATCACCCCTACCCAGGTCCGTCTGCTATTTCTTCCCCAGAGCATCTCACCCCAGAGAAGTCCTATACAGATTATTaggcagggaggtgggtgggagggtgCTTGTCAGCTCGACTGCTCCCCAAGTATGCATACAGCTACCTTTCATGCCCCCATTGAGGAAGGGACTCtggcttcttcctcctttccctcccattTGTGAGCACAGCCCTCCTCCTCTCGACATGGGGACTCCAAAACGGACCGTGAGAAGAGTCAGATGGTAGGGATCAGCAATAGTGCATTGGTGGACAAGACAGACAAGACGCAGACAACGAAAACCCCTAAGGGCCTGGGCAAGAAAAAGGAGAAGTCATGGGTAGGTGTGCAATGGGACAGAGCCTGGGCACTGGATGGACAGGGGAGGGGGCTTCCATCATGTGCAGAAGCGGTGGAGGGAAGAAGGTCACATGGGCCTTTGAAGTTCCCCCTAAGGCTGCAGGTCCTAATCTGGGCTCCTTCCCTCACCACTGCCCATCCCCTCCGGAGGTGGGACTTCCACCTCTCTTCTCACATTCTCCACAGGAAATGGCCAAGAAAGAGGAGAAGTCGGGGTCTGGGCAGTCACCCACACAAGGAACCCCTAAGAAAGAAGATGCCACAAAGGCAGGCAAGGGGAGTAAGTGCGGGTGCCCTTTGGCGGCACCTTCCTGTGTGGAGGAGGGAAGAATGCCTGGACGGGTGCAGGAGGCTGTTCTGGGCCTGGGTGCGCCTGCCTGGAGCTCATCTCGCCATGTCCCTCTGGGCTTGATTTCCTTCTCACAGAGGGATGATGTGGAGAGCCGCATCCAGCCCGGACATCCTGACCCACTGCTGTCCTCATCCCTTTTGTTGGAGCTGGAGCTCTGTGGCCCTGTCTTCAAAGAACCCACCCACCTAGCTGGGGCCCCCtccagtcatttctttttttcttttcttttttttttagatggagtctcactctgttgcccaggctggagtgcagaggtgcgatcttggctcactgcagcctctgtctcctgggttcaagcaattctcctgccccagcttacccagtagctgggattacaggcatgcgccaccacgcccagctaatttttgcatttttagtagagacagggcttcaccatattggccaggctggttgcaaattcctgacctcaggtgatcctcctgctttggcctcccaaagtgctgggattacaggtgtgagctaccacacccagccccctccAGCCGTTTCTGTTGGACCCAAACCCAAAGTTGGGGGGTCTCTTTGCCTCACCTAGCCTGTTCTTtctggggagggaggctgggtggCATTAGAAGTGTGCACTGTGCATTCTGTTTGCTCTTCTGGCCCCAGAGGTAACCATCCCTGAGCAGAAGCCAAGCAGGATAAAAGGGATCAAGATCGGGAGCAGAGAGAAGCGCAGCATCCTCCCGGAGTCCGAGGTAAGCTGCCAGGAGGAGTGGAGGCAGGGGGCACACccctgggattccaggcttgcCTGAGACCTCTCACCCTAGCCGCTGCTGGAATGTGGTCTCCAGCCCCATGCTGTGGCAGCAGccatttactttcaaatttgTCCTCCACTCCTCTCCCAACCTCACCTGAAACCCCCTCCCATCTCACCCTGGGCTTCTGTGGGAATAGTGGGAGCAGGCCCCTTCTACTTTTACTTGTCTATTAGTAGCCCACACTTTGGATCTGTTGTCTCAACTCAGCCAGGCTGCTTCCCCAGAGGCCCTCAGTTCCTCATCACCACCTCCATCACTTGCTTGGACTGTTGCATAGGAACAAAGTGTCTTCTTTTTTGCCCCTCTCAGCAGCTCCCCGAGGAAGGCAGCACATTTTTATGGTCATGGCACTGCCCCATGCTACCCTGTGCATAGGTCCTTCTTCAGACCCTCTCTCTTTTGCCCCTGGATCTTCTGTGCCCCCTTTCAACTTGGACCAACTTGCTGCTTGCATTGGAAGTCTTCCTGGGCTGCCTCCAGTGCTCCTACCATCCCTCATCCCTCCATTCTGTCAGCTGCCTGAGCATCTGCCTCTCTGTACTTTTCTCTTCCATCGGAAGACTGACTGCACACCCTAGGCAGGGAAGGGCCCGTCTCCTTTCAGGAGTCTTCTCTGGCACCCAAGACAAAATCTTACAAAAGAGGATGTTCAGAGGCAGGAAGAGGTTGGGGTTGGCTTTCAGTTTCCATTtttcatctctgcctctgtcttgaTCAGGCTGCTGATTGTCACTAGGACTATTGCAATTTCTTTTCATCGTGCCCGTCATTGTCAGTCACTTTCCTCCAATCTATTCTCCTCATTGCTCTAGGTGTTAGGAAACACTTAGTAAAACCTGAACGTGACATACTGTTTCACGCTTCCAGAGCCTTTGCACCTGCTTTTTTGCCTAGAACACCTTTCCCGTACATGATGTGCATTCACAGGAGACCCTTCCTGGCCTGGCCTAGGTATTCCCTTTCCGTGCTCCCACAGTGCTCTGAGTTTGCCTCTATCAGTGCTCACTCTAGACCACGTTACTTTCACTTTCTGGCTCCCCAACACAAAGGAGCTTCTTGAGGGTAtgggcttatttatttttgtatccccagcacctgggaCAAAGCCTGGACTATAGCCGGCAGTCAAAACatgtatgttgaatgaatgaatgaatggcctgTTGACCAGCTCCCCTGCTGTCTGCTGCAATTAGTATTCTGCTTTAGCAGCTGGTTGTTGAGGCTACTGAGGTGATCAACCCTCTCCTGGAGCCTGTGGAGCACCGAGATGGGAAAGTTTTCATGCCTGGGAACAAGGTCCTTTTGCACCTCAACCTCCTCCGTATGTCTGCCAACCTCCTCTGTCCTCCTGCCATGAGGCTACCTGGGTCCTGTCCTGCCTGAGGGTGTCTGCCCTGACTCTATGGAGCAGACCTGGTCCTCCCATCTTTGGGCTACATGTTCCCCAAGGCTCTCTTGCACACGGCTTGAGGGGCCAGGGGAAGTGCTGAGTCTGGGAGGCTGGGGACAGGCGATTGGAGTAATGAGGGGAGTTAGATGGGGTGTGTGTGAAGAGCTGGGTGAAGGGCCAGGTCAGGGAAAGGTGTGCCTGGGCCAGTGAGTCTGGAGTGGGGAGCTGGAGGAACTGGGCTGCTGGGGATGTCTGGTATGTCAGGTGCCAGTGAGGCCTGTGGTGCTAAGAGGCCACCTGTCTGCACCTTCCACCAGGGAACCGCATCACAGAGGTGGGTCTGGAGGGCTTCCTCGCCACAGTGCAGTATCAGATGCAGTTCTCCAAGGCCAAGAGTGTGTCCAAGGGTCCAGTGGGGCTGCTGTGGCTGTCCCTCGCTGTGAGTCCCTTTCACCCTCTCCTGCTGAAGCAGAGCTTGCCCCTATCAATCAGCTGTCACACTAGACAGCTGCTGCAGGCAGCTTCTGTCTCCCCATTTCCAAGGAAGCTCTGTAGTTTCTCTGCTTCTTTGTAAAAATCACAACATAACCTCCGTTCCTCTTGCTGGAAGATCAGCAGTATTAATCACTCGGCTTTTTCTGCATGTCCCCCAGCCCCTAACCCACCCTGCACCaggaccactttttttttttctcccagaggaCTAATCTTCATTCCTCTTGTCAGATGTcggccttccttttcttttcagaaaaattgCTTCGCCCCACAATGTCCTGCGTACGCCATAATCCAGGAGCTGATGTTGCCAAGGGATCCCATCAAGGCCAAACTCAGGGAGGATGAGGCCATGGCATTCTTCCCCTAGCCCCTCCCACCTGCTTGCCTCTGAGACTCAGAAGCACCTCCTGTCCCTGTGTGGGCTGACCTCCCTGGGGGAGATCTCAGACCAGTAACAAAGTCTGTTGCTATACTTTTCCTTGAGGTTGTCTGAAAACTTTCTTCCAGAACTACTTGGAACATTTAGATTTTGTGTCTGTCCATGTTACATGGCCAAGAGTGGCAGAAAAGTGGCCTGAATTACAGTTCTGCTGGGGATGATCTCAGCCCCTCTGGCCTCAGTTAGCCAGGGGCATTGCCCTTCTGCCTCCTGGGGGCTAGTTCTTCCTTGCTCAGGCAATAGCCATGCCCCACCGTGTTCCCTAGGGGACATGCATTATGCCAGGGTTTGCATTCAGAAAGATTTGGGATAGGGATTAATAACTGACACGCACAGGCTTGGGAGGAGAGTGGGAGCAGGAGTAGGTAAAGCAGAGGAATTAAGCAAGCTTTCCCATCTGGCTGGCCCAGGTGTTTGACTACTTTGGAGGAGAGGTAAGGTTCAgcttaagaaaatgaacaaaggctTGGCAGGCCACTTTGGAGAGGGTGCTAAACGCTCAACATCTACATAGCAAAGGCTAAGCAGTGAACATGAACCCTAATAACCCACCTGCAGAAGTCAGCAATCTGAAACCAGAGGTGTGAGGTTCCTGAGCCAAGTCACGGTCCCCAAACCTTTACCCTTCAGTGCTGCCTCCACTGAGGTCACCTGCCACTGCAGGTGGCTTTGGGGAGCCCACCTGTAACCTATAGCAGTGTCCGAGAAGGCGCAGATCAACAAGGACCAGTCTTCCTACCTCACTTCTGAGCAGATTCAACCTTTTCCACATTCTCTAGTCCTACTTCCCTCACTCCACTGCCTCTGCCTACCTAGAATTCCCTTGTCCTGCCATCTTACTTTGTGTGGCTCAGTGGCGCTTAGGCCTGTCTCCTGCCTCTGAGTGCCTGGAGCCCTCCTAGTCTGACTGCCCCAGCTGTCTCTGCAGCTGGTTGTAGAGCGAGCTTCTCCAGGAAAAACCCATCATTTCTTTGAATTCCCAACACTGAACACATTGAGGTGCTGGATGGTCACCCCAGCTTCTGCAGGGAACCTTGCCATGTCCTCCAGGGCTTCGGTGACCCCTTCAGCCCATATCCTTATCCCACCCTTCATCATTAATGACTCCTGTATCAATTCTGATGCCCAAATACACTGTACCCTAATGAGGACATAGCTGAGGATTGTGAGAGGGAGTCAGGGTTAGGGCTGGAAGAGAGTTTGTCACTTGAATCCAACACTGAAtgtcaggagacagaggtgaTATGGTTAGTCTTGGTGATGTGGCTGCGTCTGTGGGAGGATGTGGATGGATGACAGTGACGAACTGGCCAGGCCCAAGGCAACCCTCCCGCTTAGGTTTGGCTTTTAAAGTCCTCAAGCTCATTGAGGGCAGCTCATGAGACCTCTTGACTATGGGTCCACTGctcctttatatacatatatatgtgtgtttgtgtgtgtggaatCAGTGTCTTGTCATGTTTTCTCCATGGGGGTTGTATAACTTAAGATTGCCCAGCCCCTAGTTCAGCGAGTACACATCTGAAGGAACAGGCGAGGGAACAGGCAAGACCTGGGTCTAGGGGTGAGAGGGCTCCCTCTGGTTCCCACTATCCAATCCTATCCAGTCTTACAGGGAACAAACACCGTACCTTTTATCACAGCGATTCCAAGAAACACACATACCACCATTGaagaatatttaacttttcttaaaaaaaaatcttaaccatgaaaggaagaaaataaaagagtatacATTATCTTAACAGCAAAACAGTCATTTccatatctatattttatatattatatatatatttatatatatatatatgtatatatacacctagCACAGTGTGTATATTCTATTCATCAGGGAGAGTTGGGTGAGGACATGGTGATGGGGCCAATGCTGTGGTGGCCCCTTGGATGGTCCTGGGTGAATTCAGGGACTCAGCATTCAGACCCGCTatccccacctcctgggcccagTCTTCAGCTCCGTACCTGCTTCACTGGTTTTCTACAGGGacagggtggggaaggagggacaTAGGTGGGGTAAGAAACTCCCCATGGTCCCCATCTTGTGAAGATGAGAAgtccagggagggagggagtagcCCGGCAGCAAGCTGTGGAGggcaggctctggagccaggtgGGACGGGGAGCCAGAAGACCTTCCCACTCACAGCGACAGGGACACTCAGGCCTGGCTCCCCCTTTAGGCTCGATCCTCGAGCTGGGTTGTTAACTAGGAGATAAAAGTGAACCCCCTCTTCCCTAAGCAGCTTCTTCCATATAACTGCCTCCAGCACTTCAGGAACAGGAACAAAAAAGGTCAAagttatttacaatagcaaggaTGCACATaccatacatacatatttataggaAACCAAAGTGacaaagaggggaggggaggcaccCACCTCCGCCTGGGGTCTTATGGAgaaagaggggaggaagaaagtgCATTTACACAGAAGCCTCCTCCTTTCACTTGCACGTCTGAGGGCAGCGCACGTACAGGCGTGCACGCACATGTGGGGTGAGGGCAGACCATGGTGAGTGGGGGCCTTTCAGATGCAGTCAGCATGCTTTGGAGACACAAGGCCTTGGAGGGTTGGGCTGAGGGAGGGAAAAGACACTGAAACTTGACTCCGATTTGAGCAGACCAAGCAACATGCGGGTCTCCCCCAAGGCCTTGGCTGGATCCTAGTTTCCCCAACTGCCTCCTCCACAGGGAGGAGCGTTGGGATCCCCCCTACCCTGTGCCCTGGTCTCAGGCCAGTCCCTGAAGGaggagtggggacacagaggatTTGGTGGTTTGCACGGTTATGGTCCTGGTGACGCGGCTGCGTCTGCTGCGCTGTCTTCCAGGGGGGCGTCAGAGCCTGTGGGGGGAGGATGAAGGTAAGGAACTGGCCAGCCTGAGGTGACCGCTTCCACATGATCTGTCTAGAAAGTCTTCAGGCTCACGAGAGCGGCCCCTTCAGCACCTTCCTTCTCCTCCAGAAACCCCAGTTTCTTGCAGGGCTTGAAAAGGGTTGTCTACTGAACTCCACTTTCATCAGCCCCTAAAGCCCTTAGATCAGGTAGGTACATGCCTTGTCTTCCTGAGTTATGACATAGCTGCGTCCCTGGCTCACCCAGTGTGGTTCTGAACCATTTAATCAGCACCAGTCTTAGGCTGGCACTgtgtgtgcacctgcaatcccagctgcttcagaggctgagcagggaggatcacttgggcccaggagtttgagaccagcctgggcaacacagccaggcCAGCCCTTGTCtcgaagaaatagaaaatatttatattttacatatgtatatatacacatacacacacacacacatatatatgtaattttaaaaagtacagatcTTAGATGTGAGACCAGGCTCCTCCTGGTTTGTTACCTCCATATACAAGGAAAAAGAGGGCTCAATTCTAAGCTCCCCATTTTTCCGGGGAGCTTCTGTGGGACTTCCCTAAAAAGATCCCTCTCTGAAGCTGACGGAATGAATTCGTTTCACTCAAGGGGAAACCAGACTCTCAGAACCACTATCTCtcactgcttagtgatgtgtccTCACCAGGTGGCGGACTTCTCCCCTATGGTAGGTACTGAGAGGGACCTGGCTTCACTCACCATCCTCAGGGCAGGGCCCCAGTTCATGGCTGTTCCTGGAGTCAGAAGCCAGGGGCTCCTTAGTGGGAGGTGAGAGGGAGCCGTCTGTCCATCTAGCTGCTTCTGTGTGGAAACTGCCCACAGGCGTGGTGCCACCAGATGACTCTCCCCCGAGGGACTTGAGCAGCTCTCTGTGGGCCAGCTCCATATCCTAGAAGAGTCGGCGGGGGAATGTCTGCTCAAGTCCTTCTATTCCTAAGGCCCCTGGGGAAGGGGTCATACTCTGATCTGTGCTGGGCCTTGGGGATGGGGCTGTGATTTAAGGGTGGCTGGGGGAAGATTCCCGGGCCAGGACAGGATCTAGGGCTCCCACGAAGACACACATCTCACTCATGGGGAATGGTTTTGGAGTGATGGACTGAAGGCCTGCAGGGACCCAAGCCCTGTTTCCCTCACCTTGAGCCTGTTGAGCTTGAGGGTGAGTTGCTCAATGGTACGGAAGATCATGCCTACGTCCCTGAGGGCCAGGCTTGGGGGAGAGCGGCTGAGGCGTCTTGGATCTCCATTGCCTCCCTGCAGCTGAGGCCGAGGCTCTGCCTGCCCTGCAGGGACGCTGTCAGGCTGAGGGGGGCTTGTGGGTACCCCTGAGTGGTCggtgcttgagtccaggggtccTGTTGGCATGCTGACATAAAAGCAGTTCCCTGTCCCCACAGTAAGAGAATGAGATCAGGAGGCAAACAGAAAAGTTGAAGCTATCCTCCCGCTCCTGTGGGATTCCCTAGCCACCTGACAGAGCAGGCCAGGCAGTCCTCTCCAGATGAACTTGCAGCACACGGGCCTTGCTCACTATCTGCCAGCCCCCTAAAAGCCCTGCTCCCgagactctttcttttttttgagacggagtctcgctccgtcaccagggtggagtgtagtggcgcgatctttgctcactgcaacctccgctttctgggtttaagcaattctcctgcctcagcctcccgattagctgggattacaggcccgtgccaccatgcccagctaatttttgtattcttagtagagatggggtttcgccatgttggtcaggctggtctcgatctcatgacctcgggatccgctcgcttcggcctcccaaagtgctgggattacaggcgtgagccaccgcgctcggccactCCCGAGATTTTCTAGATGGCACTTTGTTCAGTCTGGCCCCAACCCAGGGGAGATGCTGAGTGGTGCACTCAAGGGAGAAGTGGCAGAGCTGCAGTATTTCATTTGGGGAAATCAGAGTGGCTCCCCGTCCTTGAGTAAACAGATTGTGGACTGGTTTCAGGCTCTTTTGAAAGGAGCAGGCAGCAGCCCTCCTGCCCTGCCTGACTCCAGCTCTGGATGAACTGCAGCCCCGCCCTGCCCCTCTTCCATCCATGCCATGATCCTCTGGAGGTCCC
Protein-coding regions in this window:
- the LRRC71 gene encoding leucine-rich repeat-containing protein 71 isoform X3 — protein: MSSEQSAPGTSPRAPRPGTQKSSGAVTKKGERAAKEKPATVLPPVGEEEPKSPEEYQCTGVLEIDFAELCTRWGYTDFPKVVNRPRPHPPFVPSASLSEKATLDDPRLSGSCSLNSLESKYVFFRPTIQVELEQEDSKSVKEIYIRGWKVEERILGIFSKCLPPLTQLQAINFWKVGLTDKTLTTFIELLPLCSSTLRKVSLEGNPLPEQSYHKLMALDSTIAHLSLRNNNIDDRGAQLLGQALSTLHSCNRTLVSLNLGFNHIGDEGAGYIADGLRLNRSLLWLSLAHNRIQDKGALKLAEVLRAFELTHTEVVERRRLLLEKGTQERSRSPSSSRHGDSKTDREKSQMVGISNSALVDKTDKTQTTKTPKGLGKKKEKSWEMAKKEEKSGSGQSPTQGTPKKEDATKAGKGKVTIPEQKPSRIKGIKIGSREKRSILPESEQLVVEATEVINPLLEPVEHRDGKVFMPGNKVLLHLNLLRNRITEVGLEGFLATVQYQMQFSKAKSVSKGPVGLLWLSLAKNCFAPQCPAYAIIQELMLPRDPIKAKLREDEAMAFFP
- the LRRC71 gene encoding leucine-rich repeat-containing protein 71 isoform X5; this translates as MSSEQSAPGTSPRAPRPGTQKSSGAVTKKGERAAKEKPATVLPPVGEEEPKSPEEYQCTGVLEIDFAELCTRWGYTDFPKVVNRPRPHPPFVPSASLSEKATLDDPRLSGSCSLNSLESKYVFFRPTIQVELEQEDSKSVKEIYIRGWKVEERILGIFSKCLPPLTQLQAINFWKVGLTDKTLTTFIELLPLCSSTLRIAHLSLRNNNIDDRGAQLLGQALSTLHSCNRTLVSLNLGFNHIGDEGAGYIADGLRLNRSLLWLSLAHNRIQDKGALKLAEVLRAFELTHTEVVERRRLLLEKGTQERSRSPSSSRHGDSKTDREKSQMVGISNSALVDKTDKTQTTKTPKGLGKKKEKSWEMAKKEEKSGSGQSPTQGTPKKEDATKAGKGKVTIPEQKPSRIKGIKIGSREKRSILPESEHLGQSLDYSRQSKHQLVVEATEVINPLLEPVEHRDGKVFMPGNKVLLHLNLLRNRITEVGLEGFLATVQYQMQFSKAKSVSKGPVGLLWLSLAKNCFAPQCPAYAIIQELMLPRDPIKAKLREDEAMAFFP